In a genomic window of Corynebacterium coyleae:
- a CDS encoding multifunctional oxoglutarate decarboxylase/oxoglutarate dehydrogenase thiamine pyrophosphate-binding subunit/dihydrolipoyllysine-residue succinyltransferase subunit: protein MSSENTFGQNSWLVDEMFQQYKDDPNSVDAEWRELFEKKGAPKTANGTSNVTPSQAGASQAKTDPKVARSTGAPSQDGRETKVDEAAAKVSNRPQRTLPKPKASPLDKIAQVEVEPGEFQLKGAFRAIAKNMNESLEVPTATTVRDMPVKLMFENRALINDHLKRTRGGKVSFTHILGYAIVLATKLHPDMNKNYKEDGNKSFAIQPENVNLGLAIDLPGKNGSRSLVVAAIKECEKKSFSEFVDAYEDIVARARDGKLTMDDFSGVTIQLTNPGGIGTRHSIPRLTKGQGTIVGVGAMDYPAEFAGASEDRLAELGVGKLVTLTSTYDHRVIQGAESGEFLRDISQLLIDDKFWDEIFQSMQIPYSPLRWAQDLPNTGINKDTRVMQLIEAYRSRGHLIADTNPLQWHQPGLPKPDSRDLLMETHGLTLWDLDRTFHVGGFGGKEQMTLREVMARLRSSYTLKVGSEYSHILDRDEREWLRDRVEAGMPKPTGAEQKYILQKLNAAEAFENFLQTKYLGQKRFSLEGAETLIPLMDAIIDTAAGQGLEEVVIGMPHRGRLNVLFNIVGKPVATIFNEFEGNMRAAQQGGSGDVKYHLGFEGEHIQMFGDGEIKVSLAANPSHLEAVDPVLVGMARAKEDQIKATKGREDHPVVPLMLHGDASFTGLGIVQETLNLSRLPGYTVGGTIHIVVNNQIGFTTTPDSGRSSYYATDLAKGFDCPVFHVNGDDPEAAAWVAQLATEYRREFGKDVFIDLICYRLRGHNEADDPTVTQPVMYERINNHPSVRTRYTQDLIGRGDITQEDAEKAAQDFHDQLDAVFTDVKSEKGQPSEQTGITDSQKLTRGLDTNISEEQFKRLADAYANLPEDFTPNKRLKSVLSKRGGSFTDGDIDWGWGELLAFGSLAEQGKFVRLAGEDCQRGTFTQRHAVLYNPDNAEPFNPLDHNAQEAGNGGQFQVYNSALTEYAGMGFEYGYTLGNKDAVVAWEAQFGDFANGAQTIIDEYLSSSETKWGEVSSLISLLPHGYEGQGPDHSSARIERYLQLVAEGSMTIAQPSTPANHFHLLRRQALGEMKRPLVVFTPKSMLRNKAAVSQPSDFIEVNRFQSVIDDPNFVERGNKKIADTDKVKTIMLCSGKIYWELDKKRQKDGRDDIAIVRVEMLHPIPFNRLSDAFKNYPNAKEIRWVQDEPANQGAWPFYNEHLRTLIPDMPEMVRVSRRAQSTTATGVAKVHQQEEKQLLEEAFAD from the coding sequence GTGAGCAGCGAAAACACGTTCGGCCAGAACAGCTGGCTGGTTGACGAGATGTTCCAGCAGTACAAGGACGACCCGAACTCGGTCGACGCCGAATGGCGTGAACTGTTTGAGAAAAAGGGTGCACCGAAGACCGCTAATGGCACGTCCAACGTCACCCCTTCGCAGGCAGGTGCAAGCCAGGCGAAGACCGACCCGAAGGTTGCCCGTTCCACCGGCGCACCTTCGCAGGATGGTCGCGAGACCAAGGTCGACGAGGCCGCAGCAAAGGTCTCTAACCGCCCGCAGCGCACCCTGCCGAAGCCGAAGGCCTCCCCGCTGGACAAGATCGCACAGGTCGAGGTCGAGCCGGGCGAGTTCCAGCTCAAGGGCGCATTCCGTGCGATTGCGAAGAACATGAACGAGTCGCTCGAGGTGCCGACGGCGACGACCGTGCGAGACATGCCGGTCAAGCTCATGTTTGAGAACCGCGCGCTGATTAACGACCATCTCAAGCGCACCCGTGGCGGCAAGGTCTCCTTCACCCACATCCTGGGCTACGCCATCGTCCTGGCGACGAAGCTGCACCCGGACATGAACAAGAACTACAAGGAGGACGGCAACAAGTCCTTCGCCATCCAGCCAGAGAACGTCAACCTCGGCCTGGCTATCGACCTTCCGGGCAAGAACGGTTCCCGCTCCCTCGTCGTCGCTGCGATCAAGGAGTGCGAGAAGAAGTCCTTCTCCGAGTTCGTTGACGCATACGAGGACATCGTCGCTCGTGCACGCGACGGCAAGCTGACCATGGATGACTTCTCCGGTGTCACCATCCAGCTCACCAACCCGGGCGGCATCGGCACCCGCCACTCCATCCCGCGCCTGACCAAGGGCCAGGGCACCATCGTCGGCGTTGGCGCTATGGACTACCCGGCAGAGTTCGCCGGCGCTTCCGAGGACCGCCTCGCTGAGCTCGGCGTTGGCAAGCTGGTCACGCTGACCTCCACCTACGACCACCGCGTCATCCAGGGTGCAGAGTCCGGCGAGTTCCTGCGCGACATTTCGCAGCTGCTTATCGACGACAAGTTCTGGGACGAAATCTTCCAGTCCATGCAGATCCCGTACTCCCCGCTGCGCTGGGCACAGGATCTTCCGAACACGGGCATCAACAAGGACACCCGTGTCATGCAGCTCATCGAGGCATACCGCTCCCGCGGCCACCTCATCGCTGACACCAACCCGCTGCAGTGGCACCAGCCGGGCCTGCCGAAGCCGGATTCCCGTGACCTGCTCATGGAAACCCACGGCCTGACCCTGTGGGACCTGGACCGCACCTTCCACGTCGGTGGCTTCGGCGGCAAGGAGCAGATGACGCTGCGCGAGGTTATGGCGCGCCTGCGCTCCTCCTACACCCTCAAGGTCGGCTCCGAGTACTCCCACATCTTGGACCGCGACGAGCGCGAATGGCTGCGCGACCGCGTCGAAGCTGGCATGCCCAAGCCGACCGGTGCAGAGCAGAAGTACATCCTGCAGAAGCTCAACGCCGCTGAGGCCTTTGAGAACTTCCTGCAGACGAAGTACCTCGGCCAGAAGCGCTTCTCCCTCGAGGGCGCAGAGACCCTCATCCCGCTGATGGACGCCATCATCGACACCGCTGCAGGCCAGGGCCTGGAAGAGGTTGTCATCGGCATGCCGCACCGTGGCCGCCTGAACGTCCTGTTCAACATCGTGGGCAAGCCAGTTGCAACGATTTTCAACGAGTTCGAAGGCAACATGCGCGCAGCCCAGCAGGGTGGCTCCGGCGACGTGAAGTACCACCTCGGCTTCGAGGGCGAGCACATCCAGATGTTCGGCGACGGCGAGATCAAGGTCTCCCTGGCTGCGAACCCGTCCCACCTTGAGGCAGTCGACCCGGTGCTCGTCGGTATGGCGCGCGCCAAGGAAGACCAGATCAAGGCCACCAAGGGCCGCGAAGACCACCCGGTCGTTCCGCTTATGCTCCACGGCGACGCATCGTTCACCGGTCTGGGCATCGTCCAGGAGACCCTGAACCTGTCCCGCCTGCCGGGCTACACCGTCGGCGGCACCATCCACATCGTGGTGAACAACCAGATCGGCTTCACCACCACCCCGGATTCCGGCCGTTCCTCCTACTACGCCACCGACCTGGCCAAGGGCTTCGACTGCCCGGTGTTCCACGTCAACGGCGACGACCCGGAGGCAGCCGCATGGGTTGCGCAGCTCGCTACCGAGTACCGCCGCGAGTTTGGCAAGGACGTCTTCATCGACCTCATCTGCTACCGCCTGCGCGGCCACAACGAGGCTGATGACCCGACCGTGACCCAGCCGGTCATGTACGAGCGCATCAACAACCACCCGTCGGTGCGTACCCGCTACACCCAGGACCTCATCGGCCGTGGCGACATCACCCAGGAAGACGCAGAGAAGGCCGCACAGGACTTCCACGACCAGCTCGACGCCGTCTTCACCGACGTGAAGTCCGAAAAGGGCCAGCCGAGCGAGCAGACCGGTATCACCGATTCCCAGAAGCTCACCCGCGGCCTGGACACGAACATCTCCGAAGAGCAGTTCAAGCGCCTCGCAGACGCGTACGCCAACCTGCCGGAGGACTTCACCCCGAACAAGCGTCTCAAGTCCGTCCTGTCCAAGCGCGGCGGCTCGTTCACCGACGGCGACATCGACTGGGGCTGGGGCGAACTGCTCGCCTTCGGTTCCCTGGCTGAGCAGGGCAAGTTCGTCCGCCTCGCCGGTGAGGACTGCCAGCGCGGTACCTTTACCCAGCGTCACGCAGTGCTGTACAACCCTGACAACGCCGAGCCGTTCAACCCGCTCGACCACAACGCGCAGGAAGCCGGCAACGGCGGCCAGTTCCAGGTCTACAACTCCGCACTGACCGAGTACGCAGGCATGGGCTTCGAGTACGGCTACACCCTTGGCAACAAGGACGCCGTCGTCGCTTGGGAAGCACAGTTCGGCGACTTTGCCAACGGCGCCCAGACGATTATCGACGAATACCTGTCCTCCTCCGAGACCAAGTGGGGCGAAGTGTCCTCCCTGATCTCCCTGCTGCCGCACGGCTACGAGGGCCAGGGTCCGGACCACTCCTCCGCACGCATCGAGCGCTACCTGCAGCTCGTCGCCGAAGGCTCCATGACCATCGCCCAGCCGTCCACTCCGGCTAACCACTTCCACCTGCTGCGTCGCCAGGCTCTCGGCGAGATGAAGCGTCCGCTGGTCGTCTTCACCCCGAAGTCCATGCTGCGCAACAAGGCAGCAGTGTCCCAGCCGTCTGACTTCATCGAGGTCAACCGCTTCCAGTCCGTCATCGACGACCCGAACTTCGTCGAGCGTGGCAACAAGAAGATCGCCGACACTGACAAGGTGAAGACCATCATGCTGTGCTCCGGCAAGATCTACTGGGAGCTGGACAAGAAGCGTCAGAAGGACGGCCGCGACGACATTGCGATCGTCCGCGTGGAGATGCTCCACCCGATCCCGTTCAACCGCCTGTCGGATGCGTTCAAGAACTACCCGAACGCCAAGGAGATCCGCTGGGTTCAGGACGAGCCGGCAAACCAGGGCGCATGGCCGTTCTACAACGAGCACCTGCGCACCCTGATCCCGGACATGCCGGAAATGGTCCGCGTGTCCCGCCGTGCACAGTCCACCACCGCAACCGGTGTGGCCAAGGTGCACCAGCAGGAAGAAAAGCAGCTGCTTGAGGAAGCATTCGCTGACTAA
- a CDS encoding ABC transporter ATP-binding protein, with protein sequence MRTTSPLLTQSLKANRAPAAVAFAAAILAALTRVAEPALTGQAIDIATGNADGSVAGVAWLMVAVAAATYVLSIIRRTTSGRLATTSQHWLRTKILRTLHRLDGPGQDKIVTGQIVSRSISDLNMYQTVLDTLAMMLTRIVQLVATLIVMLSMDVALTAMSLALLPVLLWEANRSRKTLYAATWVNQHATAELAEHVEQTVSGVRVVKAFGQEQREIDQLDNLGRHLYAVKMRAAKLTARFQPMLSQLPKVALVVTIIAGGMLAIHGRISIGQFVAFTAYLTTMTSALSMLTNQYVRMQMGMSSFDRLADVLALAPEESTVNSTVNSTENLPAEPGLHFSDVHFSTGGHNVLNGFTLSVAPGETVAMVGPPGAGKTMAVQLAGGFYAPDTGTVTGGDVVCVFDDAFLFSSSVRDNIAMGAADYMSPDELDVAVREAARLALADEFIERLPDGYDTQVGERGLTLSGGQRQRIALARALMSKPKVLVLDDATSAIDSINEANILANLREALSDIAVLTVAHRQSTVDHADRVAVVRGGVVVKQGPRDEVMATDEYRASMDPESETLYEEVGDLWPEVDTEPQERVIVPTSGRASTINATPELLARVERLPEARELPDLAEQTLTRLRTPSSEFHIRDMFKAVRWLIAGTVALLIVGVLADLAFPTIVRAAVDRGITPSNQENLINAGLIALGVIAIAWASDALMTVLSSRSGERLLYGLRLRSYAHLQQLGLNYFESRLSGKIMTRMTTDIDTLSSFLQTGLAQAIVAVGSLVGVIVMLVATDGELTLIALTAVPVIVAATWAFRVLSKRYYQASREHISTVNGEFAELIGGIRTTQTHRAQTHFEAHFTALSDEYRRLRMRSVTLVALYFPGMHFISQTMTAVIVGFGAGRIADGSLSVGVLVAFTMYLGQLYGPIQQLGQIFDSWQQATVSFDRIRALLAQRTTVPDTGTNPGAHSAASGPLLFDDTTFSYSASTDTDASPVIDHMDLTIEPGTTVALVGPTGAGKSTVVKLLVRFYDPTSGEVRASGTNIAEFPLADWRRALAQVPQESYLFPGTVADNIAYGAPGATPEEIEAAVNRIGALGVVDTIPGGFNARVGERGRGLSSGQRQIIALARAEMLSPAVLLLDEATATLDPATERAVLDAADRATSGRTSVVVAHRLATAARADRILVIDEGRIIEDGCHEDLLTAGGRYAQMWAANR encoded by the coding sequence CAATCGCTCAAGGCGAACCGCGCGCCTGCCGCCGTCGCGTTCGCTGCTGCCATCTTGGCCGCGCTCACCCGCGTGGCCGAGCCCGCTCTTACTGGCCAAGCGATTGATATTGCCACCGGGAATGCAGACGGTTCCGTTGCCGGCGTGGCGTGGCTGATGGTGGCAGTCGCAGCGGCCACCTACGTCCTGAGCATCATCCGGCGCACCACCTCCGGTCGCCTTGCAACGACCTCGCAACACTGGTTGCGCACCAAGATCCTGCGCACGCTGCACCGCCTGGACGGGCCGGGACAGGACAAGATCGTGACCGGCCAGATTGTCTCGCGCTCGATCTCGGATCTGAACATGTACCAGACGGTGCTGGACACTCTGGCGATGATGCTCACGCGCATCGTGCAACTGGTAGCCACCTTGATCGTCATGCTGAGCATGGACGTCGCACTGACCGCGATGTCGCTGGCGCTGCTGCCCGTGCTCCTGTGGGAGGCCAACCGGTCGCGCAAAACGCTCTACGCAGCAACGTGGGTCAACCAGCACGCCACCGCAGAACTTGCAGAACACGTCGAACAAACCGTCTCCGGCGTGCGCGTGGTCAAGGCGTTCGGACAAGAACAGCGAGAGATCGACCAGCTCGACAACCTTGGTCGCCACCTCTACGCGGTAAAAATGCGGGCGGCGAAACTCACCGCACGCTTCCAGCCGATGCTCTCCCAACTGCCCAAGGTGGCGCTGGTGGTCACCATCATCGCCGGCGGCATGCTCGCCATCCACGGAAGGATCTCCATCGGCCAGTTCGTCGCATTCACCGCGTACCTGACCACGATGACGTCCGCCCTTTCCATGCTGACCAACCAGTACGTCCGCATGCAGATGGGCATGAGCTCCTTCGACAGGCTCGCGGATGTGCTGGCACTCGCACCTGAAGAGTCCACCGTGAATTCCACCGTGAATTCCACCGAAAACTTGCCTGCCGAACCCGGCCTGCACTTTAGCGACGTGCACTTTTCCACCGGCGGCCACAACGTCTTAAACGGCTTCACCCTTTCGGTCGCGCCGGGCGAGACCGTTGCAATGGTCGGCCCGCCCGGCGCGGGCAAAACCATGGCGGTGCAGCTAGCTGGCGGGTTCTACGCCCCGGATACGGGCACGGTCACCGGTGGCGATGTGGTCTGCGTTTTCGACGACGCCTTCCTTTTCTCTTCCTCCGTGCGCGACAACATCGCCATGGGGGCTGCCGATTACATGTCGCCGGACGAACTTGATGTCGCGGTGCGTGAGGCGGCACGTCTCGCCCTGGCAGACGAGTTCATCGAGCGCCTCCCCGACGGCTACGACACCCAGGTCGGTGAGCGTGGCCTCACACTTTCCGGCGGCCAGCGCCAGCGCATCGCACTCGCCCGCGCGCTCATGTCAAAACCAAAGGTGCTCGTGCTTGACGACGCCACCAGCGCCATCGACTCCATCAACGAAGCCAACATCTTGGCCAACCTGCGCGAGGCACTCAGCGACATCGCAGTGCTGACCGTGGCCCACCGCCAATCAACGGTGGATCATGCGGATCGGGTAGCGGTGGTGCGCGGTGGGGTCGTCGTCAAGCAAGGGCCCCGCGACGAGGTCATGGCAACCGACGAGTATCGCGCCTCCATGGACCCCGAGTCCGAAACGCTGTACGAGGAGGTTGGCGACCTGTGGCCCGAGGTGGACACCGAACCCCAGGAGCGCGTGATCGTGCCGACGAGCGGGCGCGCCTCCACCATCAACGCCACCCCGGAACTGCTCGCGCGTGTGGAGCGCCTCCCGGAAGCGCGCGAACTGCCAGATCTGGCCGAGCAGACACTGACCCGCCTGCGCACCCCGTCAAGCGAATTCCACATCCGCGACATGTTCAAGGCCGTGCGCTGGCTCATCGCAGGCACCGTCGCCCTACTCATTGTGGGCGTGCTGGCGGACTTGGCCTTCCCCACCATCGTGCGCGCCGCCGTGGACCGCGGCATTACCCCAAGTAACCAGGAGAACCTGATCAACGCGGGGCTCATTGCACTCGGTGTGATCGCGATCGCCTGGGCCTCGGATGCACTGATGACTGTCCTGTCGTCGCGCTCCGGCGAACGCCTCCTCTACGGGCTGCGGCTGCGCTCCTACGCACACCTGCAGCAACTGGGCTTGAATTACTTCGAATCGCGACTGTCCGGCAAGATCATGACGCGCATGACCACGGACATCGACACCTTGTCGAGCTTCCTACAAACCGGGCTTGCCCAGGCGATTGTCGCCGTCGGCTCGCTCGTGGGCGTGATCGTCATGCTGGTCGCCACCGACGGCGAACTCACCCTCATCGCGCTGACCGCCGTCCCAGTGATTGTCGCCGCTACCTGGGCGTTCAGAGTCCTCTCCAAGCGCTACTACCAAGCCTCACGCGAACACATCTCCACGGTCAACGGCGAGTTCGCGGAACTCATCGGCGGCATCCGCACCACCCAAACCCACCGCGCGCAGACCCACTTCGAAGCACACTTCACGGCCCTAAGCGACGAATACCGCCGCCTGCGCATGCGCTCCGTCACCCTGGTCGCGCTGTACTTCCCAGGCATGCACTTCATCTCCCAAACCATGACCGCCGTCATCGTCGGCTTTGGCGCGGGACGCATCGCCGACGGATCACTGTCCGTCGGTGTGCTCGTTGCATTCACCATGTACCTCGGCCAGCTCTACGGCCCTATCCAGCAGCTTGGCCAAATCTTCGACTCCTGGCAGCAAGCCACCGTCAGCTTCGACCGCATCCGCGCACTCCTTGCCCAGCGCACCACCGTCCCCGATACCGGCACCAACCCGGGTGCTCACAGCGCCGCAAGTGGGCCATTGCTTTTCGACGACACCACCTTCTCCTACTCCGCCTCCACCGATACAGACGCCTCCCCCGTGATCGACCACATGGACCTGACCATCGAGCCAGGTACCACCGTGGCACTCGTCGGCCCTACCGGCGCAGGCAAATCCACCGTGGTCAAACTGCTCGTCCGGTTCTACGACCCCACCTCCGGTGAGGTGCGCGCATCCGGCACAAACATCGCGGAGTTCCCGCTTGCAGACTGGCGCCGCGCACTCGCCCAGGTCCCACAGGAGTCCTACCTCTTCCCTGGCACCGTCGCAGACAACATCGCCTACGGCGCGCCGGGCGCGACCCCAGAGGAGATCGAGGCGGCGGTGAACCGCATTGGCGCGCTCGGTGTCGTCGATACGATCCCCGGCGGCTTCAACGCGCGCGTCGGTGAACGCGGCCGAGGCTTGAGTTCCGGGCAGCGCCAGATCATCGCACTCGCACGCGCGGAGATGCTCTCCCCTGCCGTGCTGCTTCTCGACGAAGCCACCGCCACCCTTGATCCCGCAACCGAACGCGCGGTACTCGACGCCGCCGACCGCGCAACCTCGGGCCGCACGTCAGTGGTCGTCGCACACCGCCTCGCAACCGCTGCGCGGGCCGACCGAATACTCGTCATCGACGAAGGACGTATCATTGAGGACGGTTGCCACGAGGACCTCCTCACCGCCGGCGGTAGGTATGCCCAAATGTGGGCTGCCAACCGCTAA